CAGGATCGCCCGGATCTACACGACGACGATTCCGCAGGCATTGCTGTTCAGGAAGCAAAGCCTGCACTACAGGCGCCACCGATGTACAAGGTGGTTTTGTTCAACGATGACTACACACCGATGGATTTCGTCGTCGAAGTGCTCGAGGTGTTTTTTAACCTGAATCGGGAGCTGGCGACCAAGGTCATGCTGGCCGTCCATACAGAGGGACGGGCAGTATGTGGAGTGTTTACCCGCGACATCGCCGAGACGAAGGCCATGCAGGTCAACCAGTACGCCCGGGAAAGCCAGCATCCGCTACTCTGTGAAATCGAGAAGGACGGTTAACGCCGACCACTTGGGTATGAGGTGAAGCTATGTTAAACCGCGAGCTC
The sequence above is drawn from the Pseudomonas sp. St316 genome and encodes:
- the clpS gene encoding ATP-dependent Clp protease adapter ClpS, which codes for MHAVSQIRLTFNQDRPDLHDDDSAGIAVQEAKPALQAPPMYKVVLFNDDYTPMDFVVEVLEVFFNLNRELATKVMLAVHTEGRAVCGVFTRDIAETKAMQVNQYARESQHPLLCEIEKDG